From a single Methylacidiphilum kamchatkense Kam1 genomic region:
- a CDS encoding N-acetylmuramoyl-L-alanine amidase, giving the protein MIPLFAVQKLSPLAPSPDWSRLDQFQETITRDEFVQLINTLYSPSGSFWRYTIINGNEVTIYSDTEHNELLYRLRLAPDPESQVPLKANWVSNIKTRGEEPIETKPLKGLIICLDPGHIGGKWAKMEERFFQIGSDPPVIEAELNMNVCKRAAKLLEAAGAKVVWTKKDYEPVTELRPANLRKDAIALLFPFENQDNLPYRFSDEIEKKISLTAERLFYRNAEIRARAELVDRLRPDITICVHFNADKWSEHPTREELVPKSKLVVFVNGNYSEEELVFDDQKWDMLYKLLSRTALPELEISEAVAKEMEVVWNFPPETYTHWSAAYKVGKSPYVFARNLLANRIYHSPVVFIEGPYMNSVDSYDRIIAGDYDGNKNINGKSVKSIFVEYAEIITQGIISWATSKQGIVVQE; this is encoded by the coding sequence TTGATCCCTCTTTTTGCTGTGCAAAAATTATCTCCCCTTGCCCCCTCTCCTGATTGGTCTCGTCTAGATCAATTTCAAGAAACCATTACAAGGGATGAGTTTGTTCAATTAATAAACACGCTTTATTCCCCAAGCGGATCTTTTTGGCGATACACAATTATTAATGGCAACGAAGTAACTATATATTCAGATACGGAGCATAACGAACTATTATATCGATTGCGTCTTGCTCCCGATCCAGAATCACAGGTGCCTCTTAAGGCAAATTGGGTATCTAATATAAAAACTAGAGGAGAAGAGCCTATAGAAACAAAGCCACTAAAAGGCCTCATTATCTGCTTGGATCCCGGACATATCGGAGGGAAATGGGCAAAAATGGAAGAAAGATTTTTTCAAATTGGTTCTGATCCTCCTGTCATAGAAGCTGAGCTCAATATGAATGTTTGTAAAAGGGCAGCAAAATTATTGGAAGCTGCTGGAGCCAAAGTTGTTTGGACAAAAAAAGATTATGAGCCTGTGACAGAACTACGGCCAGCCAATCTAAGGAAGGATGCCATTGCTCTTCTATTTCCGTTCGAAAACCAAGATAATCTGCCATATCGTTTTTCAGATGAAATAGAAAAAAAAATTTCATTAACTGCTGAAAGACTTTTCTATAGAAATGCAGAAATAAGAGCGAGAGCCGAGTTAGTAGATCGTTTGAGGCCGGATATAACTATTTGTGTCCATTTCAATGCCGACAAATGGTCAGAGCATCCAACACGTGAAGAGCTTGTTCCCAAAAGTAAATTGGTAGTATTTGTTAATGGAAATTATTCGGAAGAAGAATTAGTTTTTGATGATCAAAAGTGGGATATGCTCTACAAGCTTTTGTCTCGGACAGCTCTTCCTGAGTTGGAAATTTCCGAAGCCGTAGCCAAAGAAATGGAAGTCGTATGGAACTTTCCACCTGAAACTTATACGCATTGGTCGGCAGCCTATAAGGTCGGGAAAAGTCCTTATGTTTTTGCAAGAAACTTATTGGCTAATCGAATCTATCATAGCCCAGTTGTTTTTATCGAAGGCCCTTATATGAACTCCGTTGATTCCTATGATAGGATCATTGCTGGAGATTATGATGGCAATAAAAATATAAATGGAAAATCTGTTAAAAGCATTTTCGTTGAGTATGCAGAAATCATCACTCAGGGAATAATATCCTGGGCGACTTCCAAGCAAGGAATTGTCGTTCAAGAATAG